The following DNA comes from Camelina sativa cultivar DH55 chromosome 14, Cs, whole genome shotgun sequence.
GCTCTTCTTGCTACTACTACTCTTCTTCCCGCTCTTACTCCTCCACGACAAAAGCCTCTTCTCCGTCGGAGGATCCTCAACCATAATTCGACCGGAACCAGTACAAACATTTTCCTTGAAAACACCAGAGTGATCGATCGCCGGCGTAACGGAAACAGTTTGCTTCGAGCTGACACAACCCATTCCTTCTCAGAATTGTGTTTGGTCGCTCGCTAGCTCCTCCTCCGCGTCGTCGTCAACACACGTGTACcggaattatatatttttaagcaGCGCCGGTTACGATCTGAACCGTCTCTGTACCGGATCCGGATTCGGATTCAACTGCAACTATTGCAGTTGCGTTATatacagagagagaggagaatgTTTTTAGCGATTTATTTTTccgactcttttttttttttttaatttcggcGTGAATTGCGGAAGACGACGGTcctttataattaaaagttaaaactaaaatgtCGTGAAATCAGAAATAGAAATGTTTTCTAGGCGAAATCTAcggtaagatttttttttcgatCGACAATGATTACTCTCGTGAGTTGATTGATCAccagtttattttatttttcccgCTTACGTTGagtaatttcctttttttttaagtaaaagtAACTTACaacttttatgtttgttttgacaTTATTTGACTTTACATTGTTAAGAAATAGAATCGATACATTTGTAGGATTATTAGCAAATGGAACGAACGAGTTTTGACTAGCGGCGACCAGTGTGAGAGTGAGCTAATACGGCCAACAAAACAACGGTGGGTTGTTGTTGACTAGTTTGGACATTTTTATTACTTATTTATCTACTTCTTAAATACATCTATTTAGTCATTATAAACCTCACACTTGTCTTGTCATGTGCCTTAGGGggtcatgtgtgtgtgtgtattataCTACAATCACAAACATTGTTGTATTTTTCTCATTCgtattgtttgtgtgtttataCCCCCTCAGATATATGAATCGATTCggaataatttttgtttagtaaCCGAAGTGGTGGTATCAAAAATGCTTTTGGAGAGTCCAATAATACTGAAAGTAAAGATAATTCTTTTGGGATTTGAGCTTCGGGCCTTGTGTAATCAAATTCTTATTCCATATTGAATTATTGTTGGATAGATATATCATGTGACTCTTACATAACAGAGTAATAGTATTTTTTCCAACCAATCTATGCATGTATACGTGTGTATGTTTGGAGCTGCATTTATTGTTCAAAATCCGAAATTTTGAACATCCCTTGCAACTAccccatttttttttgaaattttctttagGTATTTATTATGAAcagcaattttttctttttcggttGAAAATTTGAATGCAACTTACTAtatagatggaaaaaaaaaagaaataaacatttatatatcagagcaaaagaaataaaaattaaaggaaattTATATtgactttaacttttttttggtagacaTCTTTCTTTAATTAGGCTCACACATAATTGCGCACCTTTCCCGTTTTTTGATATTTCATGTCTCCACGACCAACCATTATTGTTTCTCGTCTATCTATTTAGTAGTAGTGAATTAGGTGGTTGATGTATAAACAATCAATTTGTTGACTTGAAGTTAGGTTACAATGTGCAAGcagatatttttatttccaattGTATATCATCGCAACTCTCACAAACAATGGTTTCCAATACGTAAAATAATCTGACGATGGATCTGCCAAATAATGAGTTGAATCAAAGCTTTACAAAGACATGGTTTGATTACTTTCTCTATGATGGTAACTCGCATGCGGCTTTACCATCTTTGGACTTGGACTGACCGAGCAGCTCGGCTACGGTTTTGCAGCGACATTCTTTTCCAGGTCGTAACACATCTCCATAAACCGCCATTTCGATAACATCTAGCTCCTTGTCTGTTTACATTAGTAGGAAAATCTTAAGAAAGTTATAAACTAATATGCATAGaatagacacacacacacacacacttgaGTCCACTTGTGTATAATCATTGCAATGTGTCAGAAGATCAAACAGATCTAACATTCTGTTGAGtctttttggaaagaaaatgcAATTCCCAAGAGCATTTAACACTTTGCTTCACTcctataaaaatgtaaacttaGCAACACACCTAAAACCAATTCAAGGCTTTGCTTTTTGCATTTAAAGAAGATTCCTAATGGCTCAAGTGCAATTCCTCaagtaaagaaacaacaaaaaaaaaagccatagAGAAAGAAGATCTAAAAGCAAAAGCAGCTCCCACATGTATGAGTTTGGCATAACTTCCAATGAACAAGCTAAGCTATACAAGTATCTATCTATACTCTTCATGATCGTAGTCTCTCTACATGATATTTGACATAATGAACACTGAAAAAGAAACCCCAACAATGTAATGATTAAATCTTATGAGATGAGTAAACCCAAATGAACcaaaagttatgatttttaatcaCCATGTTAGTAGTACATACCCGTAAATTGCAGACCACAAGAGTAGCTCTTAAGTGTGATCGGATCCACATTTTCTTGAGCTGATTTTAATCTGTTAACTCTTGTTTGAAGTATCTGACAATTCTCTGCTATCGACTCTCCACCTATTCACAGAAATCAAcactcaaaaccctaatttcaaaaatgtcacatttgggggaagaagaagggttgagagaagaagaatcaaacctTTGGAGTAAGGAACAATGTGATCATACTCGAAACAGAGACAACCACTGCAGTTTCCGAAACGTTTGCAGACTACGTTCCCGGCGGCGTCTTTACGCCACCTCTCGGGATGTCGACCAGGTACGATGTCAGCATTAGCCCAGCATTTGTTCTTCGCTTTCCCATCGAAGAAACGTGGTCTCTCTTCTCCGTTAGGTTTTGTATTGGAGCGTGACGGCGGCGATGAAGGCGGAGACGGAGGAGGAGCTGATGTGGTGGTGGAGTTAGAAAATGAGGCGGAGTATGATGACCCCATCGATATCTCGCTCGCgtccttctctctctccaattTGGGGTTTTTGAACCGGGAAGGTCGATTAAATTCGGTTTACGTAAAGGTAAACCGAACCggaacttgttgttgtttggcGTTTGCTTTGCTAGATGTAGGGTCTGAcgggttcaaacgctgcggttgcggttacGGTTGcaggagattgcggaagcgagcgattgcggtttcaagcgttattaagcgttttgaacgactggtttagcgaTTTAAAATTGGTgtgtttgcgggaggtttacgactggttgaccagcggatGCAAttgcggttggaacataatatataaatgtttaaaaacacaaaaatttaattaaacttgatatataatttaaatttattaaaaaaatactaaaataattattcaaaaaacaaataaatttcatattgaaataattattccttta
Coding sequences within:
- the LOC104740567 gene encoding uncharacterized protein LOC104740567, which translates into the protein MGSSYSASFSNSTTTSAPPPSPPSSPPSRSNTKPNGEERPRFFDGKAKNKCWANADIVPGRHPERWRKDAAGNVVCKRFGNCSGCLCFEYDHIVPYSKGGESIAENCQILQTRVNRLKSAQENVDPITLKSYSCGLQFTDKELDVIEMAVYGDVLRPGKECRCKTVAELLGQSKSKDGKAACELPS